In one window of Drosophila mauritiana strain mau12 chromosome X, ASM438214v1, whole genome shotgun sequence DNA:
- the LOC117146773 gene encoding N(G),N(G)-dimethylarginine dimethylaminohydrolase 1, with product MSPKYTHAIVARISDALLENGKFDVQLAKQQHEQYCTLLRTIGLDVIELPPDDQLPEGVFVENSAVICNGVALIGRSEHPKRRLEAESMAIILKKELDIPVIEIEDPQALLDGGDVLFTGREFFIGISSFTNEEGARAVAMAYPEYPVTPIRVNGTKRLKYYVTMAGPEVLCVSSSPTCQEIVKRMEREAICTYQKLTLPEESAANMLYINGTIVHRSPTEIPEAYKTLKEKIDIPTRNINISEFSQYSSGLTSSCLLLRRWKSIRSL from the exons AATCTCGGATGCCCTGCTGGAGAACGGGAAGTTCGATGTACAACTGGCCAAGCAGCAGCACGAGCAGTACTGCACCCTCCTGCGGACCATTGGCCTCGATGTGATCGAGCTGCCGCCGGATGACCAGCTGCCCGAGGGCGTATTCGTCGAGAACAGTGCCGTGATCTGTAACGGAGTGGCACTGATCGGAAGATCGGAGCATCCCAAGCGGCGACTCGAGGCCGAGAGCATGGCCATTATCCTCAAAAAAGAGCTAGACATTCCGGTCATCGAGATCGAGGATCCGCAAGCTCTGCTCGATGGTGGCGACGTGCTTTTCACGG GTCGCGAATTCTTCATTGGCATCTCCAGTTTCACCAACGAGGAGGGAGCCCGGGCGGTGGCCATGGCCTATCCCGAATATCCAGTGACGCCGATTCGG GTCAACGGCACCAAGAGGCTGAAGTACTATGTGACCATGGCGGGGCCGGAAGTGCTGTGTGTGAGCAGTAGCCCCACCTGCCAGGAGATCGTGAAGCGGATGGAGCGCGAGGCCATCTGCACCTACCAGAAGTTGACTCTGCCCGAGGAGAGTGCGGCCAATATGCTGTACATCAACGGAACGATCGTGCACAGATCGCCGACGGAAATTCCAGAAGCCTACAAG ACTTTAAAAGAGAAAATCGACATTCCAACACGCAACATAAATATTAGTGAATTTAGCCAATATTCCAGTGGTCTGACCTCGTCGTGTTTGTTGCTGCGACGCTGGAAGTCCATACGGAGCTTGTGA